Proteins from a genomic interval of Cyclopterus lumpus isolate fCycLum1 chromosome 18, fCycLum1.pri, whole genome shotgun sequence:
- the LOC117748104 gene encoding pyrin-like, translating into MAMKSCFVCQLSYCCEHLKPHLSDPVLTQHSLTDPATFATSHLCRTHNKPLNKFCKRDQTPICIKCRESEHKHHETVSIEKESKKVRIQIKKIEGDFHEMVQARLCKLKDINASAESSKINKEQEIEKSIQVVTRVVSVIEKNQASLIAEIERKQEAADATEARLRQELGQEIVELQRRQSELQLLDHTDDNLHLLQCFPLLSAPMLGRNWSEVRVHTASYMGPVRRAFTKLVEVCHELEKKLSAEEMSMVYQYAVDVTLDPVTASGWLCLSADGKQVSLSQQQKKPPPPDDHRRFDSCVSVLGKQCFTSGRHYWVVQVGDKTDWDLGVAKESINRKGTITVHPDNGYWAVCRRRGGSLSACAGPSVTLRLQETPQKVGVFLDYEEGSVSFYDAEAKTHIYTFSGCDFNEPLYPYLNPCLHDNGRNTAPLIICPVEGGENGGAF; encoded by the exons ATGGCCATGAAGTCGTGCTTCGTGTGCCAGCTGTCGTACTGCTGCGAACACCTGAAGCCTCACCTGAGCGATCCGGTGTTGACGCAGCACAGTCTCACCGACCCGGCCACCTTCGCCACCAGTCACCTCTGCAGAACTCACAACAAGCCGCTGAATAAGTTTTGCAAGCGCGATCAGACACCGATTTGTATAAAGTGCAGAGAGTCGGAGCACAAACACCACGAAACGGTCTCGATAGAGAAGGAGAGCAAGAAGGTCCGG attcagattaagAAAATCGAAGGAGACTTTCATGAAATGGTCCAGGCCAGACTCTGTAAACTTAAGGATATCAACGCTTCAGCAGAGTCGAGCAAG ATAAATAAAGAACAGGAGATAGAGAAAAGCATTCAGGTCGTCACCAGGGTGGTGAGCGTCATTGAGAAAAACCAGGCTTCGCTCATCGCGGAGAtcgagaggaagcaggaagcggCCGACGCGACGGAGGCGAGGCTTCGCCAAGAGCTCGGCCAGGAAATCGTCGAACTCCAGAGGAGACAAAGTGAGCTGCAGCTCCTGGACCACACCGACGACAATCTCCATCTCCTACAG TGTTTTCCCCTTCTGAGTGCTCCGATGTTGGGCAGgaactggtctgaggtcagagTCCACACTGCCAGCTACATGGGGCCAGTGAGGAGAGCCTTCACCAAGCTGGTGGAAGTGTGCCATGAACTTGAAAAGAAACTGTCTGCAGAAG AAATGAGTATGGTATATCAATATGCAG tggacgtgactctGGATCCAGTGACGGCTTCGGGTTggctgtgtctgtctgcagatggGAAGCAG GTGAGCCTCAGCCAGCAGCAGaagaaaccccccccccctgacgaCCACCGCAGGTTCGACTCCTGCGTCTCCGTTCTGGGGAAACAGTGCTTCACCTCTGGCAGACATTACTGGGTGGTTCAG GTTGGCGACAAAACCGACTGGGATCTGGGCGTGGCTAAGGAGTCCATCAACAGGAAGGGCACCATCACGGTGCACCCCGATAACGGTTACTGGGCGGTCTGTCGCCGGAGGGGCGGCAGCCTCAGCGCCTGCGCCGGCCCCTCCGTCACCCTCCGCCTCCAGGAAACACCCCAGAAAGTGGGCGTGTTCCTGGACTACGAGGAAGGATCGGTGTCCTTCTACGACGCCGAGGCCAAGACCCACATTTACACCTTCAGCGGGTGTGACTTCAACGAGCCCCTGTACCCGTACTTAAACCCCTGTCTCCATGACAACGGGAGAAACACCGCCCCGCTGATCATCTGTCCGGTTGAGGGCGGGGAAAATGGGGGGGCATTTTAA
- the LOC117747527 gene encoding E3 ubiquitin-protein ligase TRIM39-like has protein sequence MASLGCFPLPEEQFQCSVCQQVFTDPVTTPCGHNFCRACLRAAWDGGDVCRCPACDKPFTPRPEMSINAAFKELADAFRRAAAAVRRAEPGEVACDVCAATSLQVGALKSCLVCLTSYCEAHLEPHRRVGALMVHKLIEPATGLQERMCRKHERLLEMFCRDEMECVCRFCTETQHKGHRAVAVEEESGERKVQMKKSEEDFQLMIQERLKKVEEIQSCLKLSNTNTDTETEASDLLFASLIRSVEERQAEVNAEVKEKRGDAERRAEELGDELQQEISELQRRCAELQDLRDSEDHLNVLQKSPSLMSPPPTRDWAEIDVDPELCVGTLRGALSKLDRTLTHELAGLKKEEMKKMQKYAVDVVLDPATAHPNIVLSLDGKQAGRGELLHVVPDNPQRFDPVICVLAKRGFLSGRFYFQVAVGTKTFWDLGVVKESVNRKGMITSNPENGFWTVRLRAGEEYRALDSPSVLLSPSVKPRAVGVFTDYEEGTVSFFDADDRSHIYTFAGCLFSERVFPFFSPGGLDEGKNTAPLVITDVNHLRP, from the exons ATGGCCTCCCTCGGGTGTTTCCCGTTGCCAGAAGAACAGTTCCAGTGCAGCGTGTGCCAGCAGGTGTTCACCGACCCGGTCACCACGCCCTGCGGACACAACTTCTGCCGGGCCTGCCTCCGGGCGGCGTGGGACGGCGGCGACGTCTGCCGGTGCCCCGCCTGCGACAAGCCGTTCACCCCCCGGCCGGAAATGAGCATCAACGCGGCCTTCAAGGAGCTGGCGGACGCGTTCAGGCGGGCGGCCGCCGCGGTCCGTCGGGCCGAACCGGGCGAGGTGGCGTGCGACGTCTGCGCCGCGACCTCCCTGCAGGTCGGGGCCCTGAAGTCCTGCCTGGTGTGCCTGACGTCATACTGCGAAGCCCACCTGGAGCCCCACCGGAGGGTCGGCGCCTTGATGGTCCACAAGCTGATCGAGCCGGCGACCGGCCTGCAGGAGCGGATGTGCCGGAAGCACGAGAGGCTGCTGGAGATGTTCTGCAGGGACGAGATGGAGTGCGTGTGCCGGTTCTGCACCGAGACGCAGCACAAAGGTCACCGGGCGGTGGccgtggaggaggagagcggggaGAGGAAG GTCCAAATGAAGAAGAGCGAGGAGGATTTCCAGCTGATGATCCAGGAACGCctgaagaaggtggaggagatcCAAAGCTGCCTGAAGCTCAGCAAC ACAAATACAGACACGGAGACGGAGGCGAGCGACCTACTCTTCGCGTCTCTGATTCGCTCGGTCGAGGAGAGACAAGCGGAGGTCAACGCGGAGGTCAAGGAGAAGCGGGGCGACGCCGAGCGGCGGGCGGAGGAGCTCGGCGACGAGCTGCAGCAGGAGATCTCCGAACTGCAGAGGAGATGCGCCGAGCTGCAGGACCTGAGAGACAGCGAGGACCATCTGAACGTCTTACAG aagtctccctctctcatgtcACCTCCTCCCACCAGAGATTGGGCGGAGATCGACGTGGACCCTGAACTGTGCGTGGGGACGCTGAGGGGGGCGCTGTCCAAACTGGACCGCACCCTGACCCACGAGTTGGCCGGCCTGAAGAAGGAAG AGATGAAGAAGATGCAGAAATATGCAG TCGACGTGGTTCTAGACCCGGCCACGGCCCATCCGAACATCGTCCTCTCGCTGGACGGAAAGCAGGCGGGCCGCGGCGAGCTGCTGCACGTCGTCCCCGACAACCCCCAACGCTTCGACCCCGTCATCTGCGTTCTGGCCAAGCGAGGCTTCCTGTCCGGGAGGTTCTACTTCCAG GTCGCCGTGGGGACGAAGACCTTCTGGGACCTCGGCGTGGTCAAGGAGTCGGTCAACCGGAAGGGGATGATCACCTCCAATCCGGAGAACGGCTTTTGGACGGTGCGGCTCCGGGCCGGGGAAGAGTACCGCGCGTTGGACTCCCCCTCggtcctcctctccccctcggTCAAGCCGCGGGCCGTCGGAGTGTTCACGGATTACGAGGAGGGCACCGTGTCGTTCTTCGACGCGGACGACAGGTCTCACATCTACACCTTCGCCGGGTGCCTGTTCTCGGAGAGGGTCTTCCCCTTCTTCAGCCCGGGCGGTCTCGACGAAGGGAAAAATACCGCGCCGTTGGTCATCACGGATGTTAACCACCTACGACCGTAA